From the Octadecabacter antarcticus 307 genome, one window contains:
- a CDS encoding IS1595-like element ISOan10 family transposase — MPARWKNDKPMSRLAFDARFSDEEACSHYLAEHRWPEGFVCPSCGTCKGWPLKRNRATWECAGCARQTSVTAGTVMHSSHLPLRIWFLAAHIITSHSKGMSALQLQAQLGLGSYKTAWLLLQKLRRSMVNPDRNPLKDLVEIDETEIPFRSRHDPEDRPKGGRSPVGKMFVVCAVELSRDGHPRRIRMKHIPDGASKTLHGFIGQAVEPGAHVITDGWLGYENPPANTHEAKVVSGKKAHDILHWVHRVFSNLKTWAKGVFHGLRKCHLQRYLDEFVFRWNRRRHMRSAFDTLLGIGVGIGPATYRDFVEQRA, encoded by the coding sequence ATGCCAGCCAGATGGAAAAACGACAAACCCATGTCCCGCCTGGCGTTCGACGCCAGGTTTTCTGATGAGGAAGCGTGTTCGCATTATCTGGCGGAACATCGTTGGCCTGAGGGCTTTGTGTGTCCTTCCTGTGGCACCTGCAAGGGCTGGCCGTTAAAGCGAAATCGCGCGACTTGGGAATGTGCCGGTTGCGCACGGCAGACATCCGTGACGGCTGGCACGGTGATGCACAGCAGCCATTTGCCGTTGCGAATTTGGTTTCTTGCCGCGCACATCATCACCAGCCATTCCAAGGGCATGTCAGCGCTGCAACTTCAGGCGCAACTTGGCCTTGGCAGCTACAAGACGGCGTGGCTCCTCTTGCAAAAGCTGCGGCGGTCGATGGTCAACCCTGACCGCAACCCCCTGAAAGACCTTGTCGAGATCGATGAAACAGAGATTCCGTTCCGGTCCCGGCATGATCCCGAGGACCGGCCAAAGGGTGGGCGGAGCCCGGTCGGAAAGATGTTTGTCGTCTGCGCCGTCGAGTTATCAAGAGACGGACATCCGCGCCGTATCAGGATGAAACACATTCCCGACGGCGCATCAAAGACGCTACACGGGTTCATTGGTCAGGCTGTAGAGCCTGGCGCTCACGTCATCACGGATGGCTGGCTAGGTTACGAAAATCCCCCTGCAAACACGCATGAGGCGAAGGTCGTCAGCGGCAAGAAGGCACATGACATACTCCACTGGGTCCACCGCGTGTTCTCCAACCTAAAAACGTGGGCAAAAGGCGTCTTCCACGGCCTCAGAAAATGCCATCTGCAACGCTATCTCGACGAATTTGTGTTCCGCTGGAACCGACGGCGACACATGCGAAGCGCCTTCGACACGCTGCTGGGGATCGGTGTTGGTATTGGCCCAGCGACATATCGTGATTTTGTTGAACAGCGCGCCTGA
- a CDS encoding AraC family transcriptional regulator: protein MTGKTLLTRASAILNQSGIRNGGLLHENSGTFLVRQDTPTAVFSTVYKPMLCLILQGTKEIGSNDKSLTAHAGQSLIVSHILPVVSRIIEAGPEQPYVALVFPLDLSLLRSLASEVVPSFSDQSSDPFSICLCDTDDALEGTMQRYFDQCETQQTRQFIAPITKREIHMRLLLSPHAQILRKLLWHESTASRVFQATENIQSNLADKIIVGELAQSAGMSSSAFFERFKAVTGTSPLQYQKDLRLLRARGELQASNAKISDIAFGVGYESSAQFSREFSRKFGRTPRQDRALEA, encoded by the coding sequence ATGACAGGCAAAACACTTCTAACGCGGGCATCGGCAATACTTAACCAATCAGGAATAAGGAATGGTGGGCTGCTTCATGAAAATAGTGGCACATTTCTGGTACGCCAAGACACCCCGACAGCTGTTTTTTCTACTGTTTATAAACCGATGCTGTGTCTCATTTTGCAAGGTACGAAAGAGATTGGGAGCAATGATAAGTCTTTGACAGCGCATGCAGGCCAGTCGCTGATTGTCAGCCACATCTTGCCTGTTGTGTCACGGATAATCGAGGCGGGTCCTGAACAGCCCTATGTCGCTCTTGTATTTCCTCTTGATCTTTCGCTTTTGCGTTCTCTGGCCTCTGAAGTCGTTCCATCCTTTAGCGATCAATCTTCCGACCCATTTTCAATATGTCTGTGCGATACAGATGATGCGCTAGAAGGCACAATGCAGCGCTATTTCGATCAGTGCGAAACACAACAGACCCGCCAATTTATTGCACCCATCACAAAAAGAGAAATTCATATGCGTCTGTTGCTGAGCCCTCATGCTCAGATCCTTCGGAAACTTTTGTGGCACGAAAGCACAGCCAGCCGCGTGTTTCAGGCGACAGAAAATATACAATCCAATCTAGCCGATAAGATCATCGTCGGCGAACTGGCGCAGTCCGCTGGCATGAGCAGCTCTGCTTTTTTCGAGCGATTCAAGGCAGTCACTGGAACGTCTCCGCTGCAATATCAAAAAGACCTGCGCCTGCTGCGCGCGCGCGGCGAACTGCAGGCCTCCAACGCGAAAATATCTGATATTGCATTTGGTGTTGGATACGAAAGCTCTGCGCAGTTTTCGAGAGAATTCTCTCGAAAATTCGGCCGAACACCACGCCAAGACCGTGCTCTTGAGGCTTAG
- a CDS encoding (2Fe-2S)-binding protein, translating into MTTQLMINGTSYDVALPDDVPLLWVLRDEIGLTGTKFGCGVAACGACTVQIDGEAVRSCQVALADVWGDVTTIEGLGNPGNMATIQQAWVDHQVAQCGYCQSGQIMNASVLLDDIPQPSDQDIDDAMQGNLCRCGTYPRIRAAIKDAAQRIMDEV; encoded by the coding sequence ATGACCACTCAACTCATGATCAACGGAACTTCATATGATGTCGCATTGCCTGACGATGTCCCGCTCCTTTGGGTTTTGCGCGATGAAATTGGACTGACAGGCACAAAGTTTGGCTGTGGTGTCGCGGCCTGTGGTGCCTGTACCGTCCAGATAGATGGTGAAGCCGTGCGTTCATGCCAAGTCGCACTTGCAGATGTCTGGGGCGACGTGACAACGATTGAAGGTCTTGGGAACCCCGGCAACATGGCAACAATCCAACAGGCGTGGGTTGATCATCAGGTGGCTCAATGCGGGTACTGCCAATCAGGGCAGATCATGAACGCATCGGTCTTACTTGACGATATTCCTCAGCCCTCGGATCAAGACATCGACGATGCCATGCAGGGCAATCTGTGCCGTTGTGGCACCTACCCACGCATTCGGGCTGCAATCAAAGACGCAGCTCAGCGCATCATGGATGAGGTGTAA
- a CDS encoding xanthine dehydrogenase family protein molybdopterin-binding subunit, whose amino-acid sequence MGRIKTIARRSFLIGSAAIVGGVAFGVYQVNKDAPNPLVAGDGEATLNPFVLITQDGVTLIAPRAEMGQGVQTTLAALAAEELDVAWEDITVLHGPPAQAYYNSVFLGFAIPGAHYKDTPFKHGLRQQVGKIGKLLDLQGTGGSTSMKDFYERMRHAGASGREALKIAAAKQLGVDVAELTTQDSAVITPDGTRIPYSDLVEAARDVTPPDVELRDKSTWKYLGKPMPRIDMVGKSTGTAQYATDIQMDGMKFATVRMSPTRNGMISYDDSIAKDMDGVEAIIDMGDGIAVIATNTWLAIQAAEAVDITWARAAYPADTAGLRAAIVASLDDEPNSVVRDDGDVNAAIAGTEVTAEYYVPWLAHTTMEPMTATAHFTGDTLEVWSGNQAPTATRDACAKAVGLDPAQVTLNTTMMGGAFGRRGESDFSVQAALIAKAMPNTPIRMTWSREEDIRNDFFRPAIVAQFRGVVQDGKAAIVDGKIAGPSVFHISSLRQQGSIPPGPDRLHVEGAADQPYGIPNFRIAGHLTDMDVPLGFWRSVGASANGFMLDTFIDEMAHAAGADPLQFRLDLARAEHAPSAAVIEAVGDMSGWTGSTPDGIGRGVAFTHSFGTPVAEVIEVEDTGNGIKINKCWISADLGVVLDPSIVEAQMTSGVIYGLSAAMQGEITFSDGIAEQENFYDYDAVRMHTVPEFEVRLLENNPFIGGAGEPSTPPSMPALGNALFDLTGTRARELPLIKTFDLIL is encoded by the coding sequence ATGGGACGTATCAAAACAATCGCCCGCCGTAGTTTCTTGATCGGTTCCGCCGCAATTGTCGGCGGCGTCGCGTTTGGCGTTTATCAAGTCAACAAAGATGCGCCAAACCCATTGGTTGCCGGTGACGGAGAGGCCACGCTCAATCCCTTCGTTCTGATCACCCAAGATGGTGTCACGCTGATCGCGCCCCGTGCTGAAATGGGCCAAGGCGTACAGACAACGCTGGCTGCCTTGGCTGCTGAAGAATTAGACGTCGCTTGGGAAGATATCACCGTGCTGCACGGCCCCCCTGCGCAAGCTTATTACAACTCTGTCTTTTTAGGTTTTGCCATCCCTGGTGCGCATTACAAAGATACGCCGTTTAAGCATGGCCTGCGCCAGCAGGTCGGCAAGATTGGAAAATTGCTGGACCTGCAAGGGACTGGTGGCTCCACCTCGATGAAGGATTTTTACGAACGGATGCGCCATGCGGGTGCCTCCGGGCGTGAGGCGCTCAAGATTGCGGCAGCCAAACAACTTGGTGTGGACGTAGCAGAACTTACCACTCAAGACAGTGCCGTAATCACACCTGACGGCACGCGCATTCCATACAGTGATCTTGTGGAAGCCGCACGTGATGTGACGCCGCCAGACGTTGAACTGCGTGATAAATCTACGTGGAAATACCTCGGTAAACCAATGCCGCGCATTGATATGGTTGGAAAATCAACTGGCACAGCCCAATATGCAACCGACATACAGATGGACGGGATGAAATTTGCAACTGTCCGGATGAGCCCGACACGCAATGGCATGATCAGCTATGATGACAGTATTGCCAAGGACATGGACGGCGTTGAAGCGATTATCGATATGGGCGACGGCATTGCTGTGATCGCAACAAACACCTGGCTCGCGATCCAAGCAGCAGAGGCGGTTGACATTACATGGGCTCGTGCGGCCTACCCTGCTGATACCGCCGGACTGCGGGCCGCTATCGTGGCATCGCTGGATGACGAACCTAACAGTGTGGTTCGCGATGATGGTGATGTGAACGCCGCCATTGCTGGGACTGAAGTGACAGCCGAATACTATGTCCCTTGGCTTGCACATACGACGATGGAGCCGATGACGGCCACGGCGCATTTCACGGGTGATACCCTAGAGGTGTGGTCTGGCAATCAAGCGCCAACCGCCACCCGTGATGCGTGCGCCAAAGCCGTTGGGCTTGACCCGGCGCAAGTGACCCTCAACACCACCATGATGGGTGGCGCTTTTGGACGACGCGGCGAAAGCGACTTTTCGGTCCAAGCAGCACTTATTGCCAAAGCGATGCCTAACACGCCGATTCGCATGACGTGGAGCCGCGAAGAAGACATCCGGAATGACTTTTTCAGACCCGCAATTGTCGCGCAGTTCCGCGGCGTCGTACAAGACGGTAAGGCGGCAATCGTCGACGGTAAAATTGCAGGACCTTCCGTCTTTCACATCTCGTCACTGCGCCAACAAGGATCTATTCCTCCAGGTCCGGACCGGTTGCACGTCGAAGGCGCCGCAGACCAACCCTACGGCATTCCGAATTTCCGTATTGCTGGCCATTTGACTGATATGGACGTGCCTTTGGGGTTTTGGCGATCGGTCGGCGCTTCGGCGAACGGGTTTATGTTGGATACCTTCATTGACGAGATGGCACATGCAGCAGGCGCAGATCCGCTGCAGTTCCGTCTTGACCTAGCGCGCGCCGAACACGCGCCTTCCGCTGCAGTCATTGAGGCGGTGGGTGACATGTCAGGCTGGACGGGCAGCACGCCAGACGGGATCGGGCGCGGCGTTGCCTTTACGCATTCTTTTGGCACCCCGGTTGCCGAAGTCATCGAAGTTGAAGACACTGGCAACGGTATCAAGATCAACAAATGCTGGATCTCTGCCGATCTGGGCGTGGTGTTGGACCCCAGCATTGTTGAAGCGCAGATGACATCTGGCGTAATTTATGGCCTTTCCGCCGCAATGCAGGGCGAAATCACGTTTTCTGATGGCATTGCCGAGCAAGAGAACTTTTACGACTACGACGCGGTGCGGATGCACACCGTGCCCGAATTTGAAGTCCGCCTGCTTGAAAACAACCCGTTCATTGGCGGGGCGGGTGAACCCAGCACACCACCATCTATGCCAGCCTTGGGCAATGCGCTGTTTGATCTAACGGGGACGCGCGCGCGCGAATTGCCATTGATCAAAACGTTCGACCTCATATTATAA